The genomic window GTTTAAAAATGTTTTGTTGGGATTACCAGGAAGCAAAATCAATTTTACAGCAGAACAGATTTTATCTCTGTTAGAAAATTATGCTGAAATCGACAATCAAAAGTTAAGAGAAAACCTCATCTGTTTTTTATCGGAAGTAACACCGATTGCGGAAAAAAATGGACAGAAATTAGCCATTCATCCAGATGATCCGCCGTTTTCGGTTTTAGGTCTTCCAAGAATTGTTTCAACAGAAGCCGATTTGAAAGCTATTTTTGGAGCTGTTCCTTCAAAAGCCAATGGTTTATGTTATTGCACAGGTTCGTTGAGTGCAGATCCAAAAAATAATCTTGAAAAAATAATAGATGATTTTGGAGATCGAATTCATTTTTTACATCTGAGAAATACTATCCGCGAAAGCGAAACCATTTTTAGAGAATCTGAGCATTTAAACGGAAGCGTCAAAATGGAAGTTATCGTTGAGAAATTATTGTTATTAATGAACGAAAGAAAAACAAGCCTTCCAATGCGCCCAGATCATGGTTTTCTTCACAAAGTTGATGAAAAAACAGAAACTTATCCGGGTTATTCCTTGACAGGGAGACTAAAAGGGCTTGCTGAATTAAGAGGTTTAGAAATGGGAATTGGGTATAAGCTGAATTTGTAAATACTTTTTCTAGACCTGTCAGGTCTGTGTAGAGACAAGGAACATGTTTAGTTTGTCATTCTGAGGAACAAAAAATAAGTATTAACTATTAACCAAAATATATGAAATTTATTAACCCTTATTTGCTCGCAATCAGCACCGTGTTTTTTGTAAATTGTTCTTCTAACAAGGAAACGTTAAGCTTAAAAGATTCGTATAAAAACGATTTTTATATCGGAACTGCTTTGAGCGCAGATCAAATTGAAGAAAAAGATGTAAAAGTTGATTCATTAATCCGAACAGAATTTAATGCAATTACAGCAGAAAACATCATGAAATCGATGTACACGCATCCGCAGAAAGATAAATATGATTTTACTTTAGCAGATAAATTTGTGGCGTATGGAGAGAAAAATAAAATGTTTATTCACGGACATACTTTGATATGGCACAGTCAGTTAGCACCCTGGATGGAAAAAATCGCAGACAGCACTGAAATGAAAGCTTTTATGGAAGATCATATCACAACAATTGTTTCAAAATACAAAGGCAGAATCAATTCGTGGGATGTTGTAAACGAAGCTTTAAACGAAGACGGAACTTTACGAAAATCGGTTTTTTTGAATACAC from Flavobacterium sp. KACC 22763 includes these protein-coding regions:
- the uxuA gene encoding mannonate dehydratase, whose protein sequence is MQQTMRWFGPNDNVKLIDIRQAGATGIVTALHQIPVGDVWTVEEIQERQQMVRNEGLEWTVVESLPVHEEIKRASGNYLQYIENYKISLQNLAECGIKIITYNFMPILDWVRTHHNFMNEDGSRALLYNRDAFTYFDVFLLKRPNAEHDYSDDEKEKAFQFGNQLSNDEKALLFKNVLLGLPGSKINFTAEQILSLLENYAEIDNQKLRENLICFLSEVTPIAEKNGQKLAIHPDDPPFSVLGLPRIVSTEADLKAIFGAVPSKANGLCYCTGSLSADPKNNLEKIIDDFGDRIHFLHLRNTIRESETIFRESEHLNGSVKMEVIVEKLLLLMNERKTSLPMRPDHGFLHKVDEKTETYPGYSLTGRLKGLAELRGLEMGIGYKLNL